In the genome of Eggerthella sp. YY7918, one region contains:
- the rlmD gene encoding 23S rRNA (uracil(1939)-C(5))-methyltransferase RlmD has protein sequence MTEWLHDEQTSHKAHCPVARACGACQHVAVPYVEQLARKNARVAELFANVAPQEALRPILGMENPYHYRNKVVSPYAPGRKLPGGPGANARTDAPASRGKRNVRNKRSAVRREILCGMYAAGSHRIVDTEGCLIENEEAKRIIRAIRSLMPRFGMEPYNEDTGTGFLRHAVVRVGHESGEILVTLVTNGRDFPGSKAFCRELVKRCPTITTIVQNVNERQTNVILGQHEQRLYGPGFILDTLCGLSFRISSQSFYQVNAQQTEVLYETAIALAGFTGTESAIDAYCGTGTIGLVAAKRGAAQVTGVDTVASAIKDARENAQHNGVENARFVVGDAGDFMCELAAAGERADVLLMDPPRAGASEEFLEAAATLAPARIVYISCNPETQVRDLAFLRKRDYVVRVVQPVDMFPHTDHIETVCLLTREKSVKSYAYVDITPSELGMGGKVKKPTYKQIQAYVLETHGLKVSPLYIANVKDEFGLEKQFSYEEAGMSAKKRPNCPPEKRAAIIDALIHFGMLDEDARETE, from the coding sequence ATGACGGAATGGTTGCATGACGAACAAACTTCGCACAAAGCGCACTGTCCGGTAGCGCGTGCGTGTGGCGCATGCCAGCATGTGGCCGTACCTTACGTCGAGCAGCTTGCCCGCAAAAACGCGCGCGTCGCCGAACTGTTCGCGAACGTGGCGCCCCAAGAGGCATTGCGACCAATCTTGGGCATGGAAAATCCCTACCATTACCGCAATAAAGTAGTGTCCCCCTACGCGCCAGGCCGTAAGCTGCCCGGCGGCCCGGGTGCGAACGCTCGAACTGATGCTCCCGCCTCTCGTGGCAAGCGCAACGTGCGCAATAAGCGCTCGGCCGTTCGTCGCGAAATCCTCTGCGGAATGTATGCGGCCGGGTCGCACCGCATCGTCGACACCGAAGGCTGTCTGATCGAGAACGAGGAAGCCAAGCGTATCATTCGCGCTATTCGCAGCCTGATGCCCCGCTTCGGCATGGAACCCTACAATGAGGATACGGGCACGGGATTCCTGCGCCATGCCGTGGTGCGCGTCGGCCACGAGAGCGGCGAAATCCTCGTCACGCTCGTCACGAACGGGCGCGACTTCCCCGGTTCGAAGGCGTTCTGTCGCGAGCTGGTCAAGCGCTGTCCGACCATCACCACCATCGTGCAAAACGTAAACGAACGTCAAACCAACGTCATCCTCGGACAGCACGAGCAGCGTCTCTACGGTCCGGGCTTCATCTTAGACACACTGTGCGGCTTGAGCTTCCGTATCTCATCGCAATCGTTTTACCAGGTGAACGCTCAGCAAACGGAAGTGCTCTACGAAACCGCCATTGCGCTTGCGGGCTTCACGGGCACCGAGAGCGCCATCGACGCCTACTGTGGCACGGGCACCATCGGTCTTGTAGCTGCGAAGCGTGGTGCTGCCCAGGTGACCGGTGTGGATACGGTGGCTTCAGCTATCAAGGACGCGCGTGAAAACGCCCAACACAACGGCGTGGAGAACGCGCGCTTCGTGGTGGGCGATGCGGGCGACTTCATGTGCGAGCTAGCCGCAGCGGGTGAACGTGCCGACGTGCTGCTTATGGACCCGCCGCGCGCCGGCGCGAGCGAAGAATTTCTTGAGGCGGCCGCCACGCTGGCCCCCGCGCGCATTGTCTATATTTCTTGCAATCCGGAAACCCAAGTGCGTGACCTGGCCTTCCTGCGCAAGCGGGACTACGTTGTGCGTGTTGTGCAGCCGGTGGACATGTTCCCTCATACGGATCACATTGAGACGGTATGTCTCCTAACCCGAGAAAAGTCCGTCAAGAGCTACGCGTACGTTGACATCACCCCGTCGGAGCTTGGCATGGGCGGAAAGGTCAAGAAGCCGACGTACAAGCAGATTCAGGCTTACGTGCTGGAGACGCACGGACTGAAGGTGTCCCCGCTGTACATCGCGAACGTCAAGGACGAGTTCGGCCTGGAGAAGCAGTTCTCCTACGAGGAAGCCGGGATGTCGGCGAAGAAGCGTCCGAACTGCCCGCCGGAGAAGCGTGCGGCGATTATCGACGCGCTCATCCACTTCGGCATGCTGGACGAAGACGCCAGAGAGACCGAGTAA
- a CDS encoding phage/plasmid primase, P4 family has protein sequence MTNDEMMEMIYTPDTVIKRATEEYIENARADEDTYLAMPLDTLAADLTRVVNGEIAKVNEELKYRRDTLKAEKEKAKGDPGKLAELSQIVVEQNIKMLASPNPYMLASVIMFKHHVIRMNYGTSDSNSTDMCPLAVYNDSGHDEGIYTTDNDTIESIIRDACPTIVQRDVNETKAFLRAMAPVKFRSNDRNLIALNNGVFDYETKMLLGFDPEWVFASKIGTDYNENAKNVFIHNDEDGTDWDFDSWLEELSDEPEAPKLLWQIIGAAVRPNTAWNQAAFFYSTKGNNGKGTLCELIRGVVGKRNCCSLSLDSLGREFMLTPLLKASAIITDENNVGEYLERTANLKAIITGDALNINIKHRDPVSYTFRGFMIQCLNDAPKFRDKTDSMLRRIIFVPFDKCFTGRERKYIKEDYLKRKEVREYVLKHVLEDIPDYYSIEVPQYCKDALDDFRLSNDNVAEFLSEVLDELTWDAISWKELYSFYRGWLRRYGSGDSGRGCVKYRDFRNSVRNILDTGTYGWEYHPGDGQFMVDAAYHAAVEPLIKELDIKDLSNVGNSATADHIDSLKGITTKIRGIRRLDGAYAAA, from the coding sequence ATGACTAATGACGAGATGATGGAGATGATTTACACACCGGACACGGTGATAAAGCGGGCAACGGAGGAGTACATCGAGAACGCCCGCGCTGACGAGGACACCTACCTCGCCATGCCGCTTGACACGCTCGCGGCAGACCTAACGCGTGTGGTGAACGGAGAAATCGCGAAGGTCAACGAGGAGCTGAAGTATCGCCGCGATACGCTCAAGGCCGAGAAGGAGAAGGCGAAAGGCGACCCCGGCAAGCTCGCTGAGCTGTCGCAGATTGTCGTCGAGCAGAACATCAAGATGCTCGCCTCCCCCAACCCGTACATGCTGGCGTCGGTCATCATGTTCAAGCACCACGTGATTCGCATGAACTACGGCACGAGCGATTCCAACTCCACCGACATGTGCCCCCTTGCCGTGTACAACGACAGCGGACACGACGAGGGCATCTACACGACGGACAACGACACCATCGAGAGCATCATCCGCGACGCCTGCCCGACCATCGTGCAGCGCGACGTGAACGAGACGAAGGCTTTCCTGCGCGCTATGGCTCCCGTGAAGTTCCGCAGCAACGACCGCAACCTTATCGCTCTGAACAACGGGGTGTTCGACTACGAGACCAAGATGCTCCTGGGATTCGACCCAGAGTGGGTCTTCGCGTCGAAGATTGGCACGGATTACAACGAGAACGCCAAGAACGTGTTCATCCACAACGACGAGGACGGCACCGACTGGGACTTCGATTCGTGGCTTGAGGAGCTTTCCGACGAGCCCGAAGCCCCGAAGCTGCTGTGGCAGATTATCGGTGCGGCGGTTCGCCCGAACACGGCATGGAACCAGGCGGCGTTCTTCTACAGCACGAAGGGGAACAACGGCAAGGGTACGCTGTGCGAGCTTATCCGCGGCGTTGTCGGGAAGCGCAACTGCTGCTCCCTCTCGCTTGACTCCCTCGGCCGCGAGTTCATGCTGACGCCGCTTCTGAAGGCAAGCGCCATCATCACGGACGAGAACAACGTCGGCGAGTATCTGGAGCGTACGGCCAACCTGAAGGCAATCATCACGGGCGACGCCCTGAACATCAACATCAAGCACCGCGACCCGGTCAGCTACACGTTCCGCGGGTTCATGATTCAGTGCCTGAACGATGCGCCCAAGTTCCGCGACAAGACGGACTCCATGCTGCGCCGCATCATCTTCGTTCCGTTCGACAAGTGCTTCACGGGACGCGAGCGCAAGTACATCAAGGAGGACTACCTCAAACGCAAGGAGGTGCGCGAGTACGTGCTGAAGCACGTGCTGGAGGACATCCCGGACTACTACAGCATCGAGGTTCCGCAGTATTGCAAGGACGCCCTGGACGACTTCCGCCTGAGCAACGACAACGTGGCGGAGTTCCTGAGCGAGGTGCTGGACGAGCTGACGTGGGACGCCATCTCGTGGAAGGAGCTGTACTCGTTCTACCGTGGCTGGCTCCGCCGCTACGGTTCCGGCGATTCCGGGCGCGGGTGCGTGAAGTACCGCGACTTCAGGAACTCAGTCCGCAACATCCTCGACACGGGGACTTACGGGTGGGAGTACCACCCGGGAGACGGTCAGTTCATGGTTGACGCGGCGTACCACGCAGCGGTCGAGCCGCTTATCAAGGAACTCGACATCAAGGACTTGTCGAACGTGGGCAACTCCGCAACGGCTGACCATATCGACAGTCTCAAGGGCATCACGACGAAGATTCGCGGCATCCGTCGTCTCGACGGTGCATACGCCGCAGCATAA